One genomic segment of Arachis duranensis cultivar V14167 chromosome 4, aradu.V14167.gnm2.J7QH, whole genome shotgun sequence includes these proteins:
- the LOC107486289 gene encoding zinc finger BED domain-containing protein DAYSLEEPER-like: MENSELENQLLVSVSNENGNNIQNEELLLPIDGISSPEIQVELEAEALDNNEGENQSGEDKEVEDNEDKGVIHKNKRKKTFFVWQHFKEVKSSNGVVKNQCVNCKRKYAITYSKATSQLNRHLKNNYPGYRKMVLAKQKKLNFPQSDSAGHPNFIGHMLVTPGRKYDHARQREETAHWLMMHEHSFSIVEEFGFSLMMKCNNTTYEKIGRKTLKSDCLKVYEAEKKKLKNQKIEYMVITGHYIDTNWILQKRVLSFVYVPPPRRGVDIADAIFKCLIEWDGLEEIAGTIENIRENVKFINQSEARLRTFSEIVQQLQLPGRKLILDCPTR, from the exons ATGGAAAATTCTGAACTTGAAAATCAATTGTTAGTGTCTGTTTCAAATGAAAACGGAAATAATATACAAAATGAAGAACTACTTCTTCCTATTGATGGAATATCATCACCAGAAATACAAGTGGAACTTGAAGCAGAAGCATTAGACAACAATGAAGGAGAAAATCAAAGTGGAGAAGATAAAGAGGTAGAAGACAATGAAGATAAGGGTGttattcacaaaaataaaaggaagaaaACCTTCTTTGTCTGGCAACATTTTAAAGAAGTGAAATCGTCTAATGGGGTTGTGAAGAATCAATGTGttaattgcaaaagaaaatatGCTATAACTTACTCAAAAGCTACAAGTCAATTGAATAGGCATTTGAAGAACAATTATCCTGGCTACAGAAAAATGGTGTtggcaaaacaaaaaaaattgaacttcCCTCAAAGCGATTCAGCAGGGCATCCAAATTTCATTGGTCATATGTTAGTAACTCCTGGTAGAAAGTATGATCATGCAAGACAAAGAGAAGAAACTGCACATTGGTTAATGATGCACGAGCATTCATTCAGCATTGTTGAAGAATTTGGTTTTTCATTGATGATGAAGTGCAATAATACAACTTATGAGAAGATTGGTAGAAAAACGTTGAAAAGTGATTGTCTCAAAGTATATGAAGCTGAAAAGAAGAAGTTAAAG AACCAGAAAATTGAGTATATGGTTATCACAGGTCATTATATTGATACAAATTGGATACTGCAAAAACGAGTTCTTAGTTTTGTTTATGTCCCTCCACCTCGACGTGGTGTTGATATTGCAGATGCCATTTTCAAATGTCTTATTGAATGGG ATGGATTGGAGGAAATAGCAGGAACAATTGAAAATATACGTGAGAATGTGAAGTTTATCAATCAGTCTGAGGCAAGGTTGCGTACATTCTCCGAGATTGTTCAACAATTGCAACTTCCTGGgagaaaattgattcttgactGTCCTACACGATAA